CCGAACCTGGACACCCTGCGCGAGCTCACCGAGGCCAGCGGCTTCACCCTGGTCGAGCGCACCTCGGCGCACCCGAAGTACGTGCGGGCGGGCAATCCGTGGATCGACCCGCGCATCGGCGCCCACGTCGCCGCGCTCACCGACCCGGTGACCGGCCTGGCGAAGGCCGACGCGCTGCCGGTGGGTCTGCCCTGGCAGGAGCCGGACGAGTCGTGGGAGTCGGCGGGCCGCACCGACCTCAACACCGCCATCGACACCGAGGGCCGCAACACCGAGGCGCGCAGCGACGCCGCCCTCGGACAGGACGTGGTCGGCGCCTTCGGCGACTGGGACACCATCCGCGAGCAGGTCCGCGACCTGGCCGTGAACGCGCCCGAACGGCTGGACTCCGACGTGCTCGCCGCGCTGCGCGCCGCCGAACGCGACCCGGCGGGGCTCTCCGACGATCAATACCTGGCGCTGGCCACCGCCGACGGCGCCGAACTCGACGCGGTCGCCGCGCTGGCCGACCAGTTGCGCCGGGACACCGTCGGCGACGACGTGACCTATGTCGTCAACCGCAACATCAACTTCACCAACATCTGTTACACCGGTTGCCGGTTCTGCGCGTTCGCCCAGCGCAAGGGCGACGCCGACGCGTTCACGCTGTCCACCGAGGAGGTCGCCGACCGCGCCTGGGAGGCCTACGTCGACGGCGCCACCGAGGTCTGCATGCAGGGCGGCATCGACCCCGACCTGCCGGTGACCGGGTACGCGGATCTGGTGCGGGCGGTGAAGCGGCGGGTGCCCTCGATGCACGTGCACGCGTTCAGCCCGATGGAGATCGTCAACGGCGCCTCCCGCGGCGGCGAGAGCATCGCCGACTGGCTGACCGCGCTCAAGGAGGCGGGCCTGGACACCATCCCGGGCACCGCCGCCGAGATCCTCGACGACGAGGTGCGCTGGGTGCTCACCAAGGGCAAGCTGCCCAGCTCGGCCTGGATCGAGGTGATCACCACCGCGCACCGTGTCGGGCTGCGGTCCAGCTCGACGATGATGTACGGGCACGTGGACAATCCGAGCCACTGGGTCGGCCATCTGCGCGTGCTGCGCGGAATCCAGGACGAGACAGGCGGTTTCACCGAATTCGTGCTGCTGCCGTTCGTGCACCAGAGCGCGCCGCTGTATCTGGCGGGCGCGGCCCGGCCCGGCCCGACCATCCGCGACAACCGGGCCGCCCACGCGCTGGCGCGGATCATGCTGCACGGGCGGATCGACAACATCCAGACCAGCTGGGTCAAGCTCGGCATCGCGGGTACCCGGGTGATGTTGCAGGGCGGCGCCAACGATCTGGGCGGCACGCTGATGGAGGAGACCATCTCGCGCATGGCCGGGTCGCAGCACGGTTCGGCGAAGACCGTGGCCGAGCTGGCCGAGATCGCCGAGGGCATCGGCAGGCCGGTGCGCGAACGCACCACCGTCTACGGCCGGGTGGACCGGCGGCCCGCGCCGATCGTGCCGGTCGGCTGAACCGAAGCGACCCACGTGAATCCGGGTGAGTTAGG
This sequence is a window from Nocardia farcinica. Protein-coding genes within it:
- a CDS encoding bifunctional FO biosynthesis protein CofGH — encoded protein: MIEGVTELATPNVPPAPPSPSAMRRALRRARDGVSLNLDEAVVLLHARGDDLADLCRSAARVRDAGLESAGRPGTITYSRNVFIPLTRLCRDRCHYCTFVTVPGKLRAEGKGMFLEPDEVLDIARRGAALGCKEALFTLGDRPEDRWPEAAQWLDERGYDSTLDYLRAVSILVLEETGLLPHLNPGVMSWAEIARLKPVAQSMGMMLETTATRLFTEKGQCHHGSPDKDPAVRLRAITDAGRLSVPYTTGILVGIGETLTERAESIMAIRKQHKAFGHIQEVIVQNFRAKDDTAMRDAPDAGFDEFRATIAVTRLLLGPDVPVQAPPNLVSRQECLALIEAGIDDWGGVSPVTPDHVNPERPWPNLDTLRELTEASGFTLVERTSAHPKYVRAGNPWIDPRIGAHVAALTDPVTGLAKADALPVGLPWQEPDESWESAGRTDLNTAIDTEGRNTEARSDAALGQDVVGAFGDWDTIREQVRDLAVNAPERLDSDVLAALRAAERDPAGLSDDQYLALATADGAELDAVAALADQLRRDTVGDDVTYVVNRNINFTNICYTGCRFCAFAQRKGDADAFTLSTEEVADRAWEAYVDGATEVCMQGGIDPDLPVTGYADLVRAVKRRVPSMHVHAFSPMEIVNGASRGGESIADWLTALKEAGLDTIPGTAAEILDDEVRWVLTKGKLPSSAWIEVITTAHRVGLRSSSTMMYGHVDNPSHWVGHLRVLRGIQDETGGFTEFVLLPFVHQSAPLYLAGAARPGPTIRDNRAAHALARIMLHGRIDNIQTSWVKLGIAGTRVMLQGGANDLGGTLMEETISRMAGSQHGSAKTVAELAEIAEGIGRPVRERTTVYGRVDRRPAPIVPVG